The Bdellovibrio bacteriovorus W nucleotide sequence CACAAAAGCTTTGAACAAACTAAAGTAATCTAAAAAATTAAATTCTGATCTTTTAAAGCCCAAGGCAACTTGGGCTTTTTTTATGCGCTAATATCGTCGTTTGCGAGTTCAAGAAAAACAGACTGTAAGTAATCTGCCATCACTAAACGCAACTCTTCTATGCTAAGATTTTCACAAGAGAAGTTGTGTTGGGTGATAAGTGATTCTAGTTCCTTAAATACGGGAGCTTCTGGCAATCCTGTTGCTTCAACCACCGTCTTCATAAGATTTGTTCCCATTAAAGCCTCCATGCCTCAAGGAATTCATATCTAAAGACACCCCTACTCAATCAAGGGGTTAACGATAAAACAAGCTGTAAGACGACGTCAGGACCTATGGCGGGGTTCGAGGGGGTGGGGTTGTGTGGGCGCATAAAAAAAGCCTCCCCGAAGGAAGGCTTTTGAAATTTAGAAATTAGCTCCAGGAGCAAAGTTTTTCGGTTTTCCACCTGGCATTGGTGGAGGTGCCTGTGGCGGAGGCATTGATTGATTTGGATTAGGAGCTTCAAAATCAGGATCACGGAATCGGCTGTATTGAGCATCAAAACGCAATTTAACAGGCCCTGTGGCACCGTTTCTTTGCTTTCCGACGATGACCTCAGCGTGTCCTGCAACATCTGGGTTTTCCTTCTCGTAGTAGTCATCACGATAAAGCATCATGATAACGTCGGCATCTTGCTCGATAGACCCAGACTCACGCAGATCCGAAAGCATAGGCTTCTTCTCGGCACGGCCCTCAACGCTTCGATTTAACTGAGCGAGGGCAATAACTGGAACCTGAAGCTCCTTGGCGATAGCCTTTAGAGACTTAGAAATTTCAGCAACTTCCTGCTCTCTAGAGTGAACTTTTTGTTTCATGCTCATCAACTGCAGGTAGTCGATCATGATTAAATCAAGTCCGTGTTCTGCTTTAAGGCGACGAGCACGGGAGCGAATTTCAAAAGGAGAAATTCCCGAAGTATCATCAATAAAAATAGACGCTTCACTGAGGGCGCTGGCAGCATTGATCAGGCGAGGCCACGCAGAGTCTTGAATACGACCGTTACGGATCTCACCCATGCTGACTTTAGATTCGGATGATAACAAACGCATCATCATCGACTCTTTACCCATCTCAAGAGAGAAGTACGCCACTGTTTTTTTAAGTCGCAAAGCCACGTGTTGGGCGATATTCAACGAGAACGCCGTTTTACCCATTGAAGGACGAGCGGCAATAATCGTCATCTCACCTGGGTGAAGACCCGCCGTCATCTCGTCGAGTTTTTTAAAGCCAGTGCTCAAACCCGTGATCTCGGCCTTATTTTTATAAAGCTCTTCGATTTTTGCGATAGAAGCTTTAACAATTTCCATGGAGCCAACAAGACCAGAAGCGGCTTTGTTTTCTCCGATTTTGAAGATCTCACTCTCTGCTTGGTCGACGAATGATTCAACGTCAACGAAGTCTTGATCGTAAGCTTTTTCAATCAACTGGCTGTTAACTTGAATAAGGCGACGAAGAGTGGCTTTTTCTTTAACGATCTTAGCGTGCGAACCAACGTGTGCAGAAGAAATGGTCTTATCTAGAAGGCTTAGTAAATACTCAGGTCCCCCAACCGATTGCATCGCTCCCTCGCCTTGAAGAAGGTTGGAAACGGTGATGAAGTCGATCGGTTGGTTTTGGCTATGTAGGTCTTTAATTGCAGAATAAATTTTTTGGTGCGCAGGTACGTAAAAATCATCTGGCGCAACCACGTCCCCGACCTGATCGAGAGCTTCTCGGTCAAGCATAAGGGCACCCAATATGGATTGCTCTGCTTCAGAATTGTGCGGTGGAATTCGCGTACTCATTGAACCCCTCTAGAGTAACGAAATTGAACATACTTAATTTTAACAAATTTGCGGGCCTGAAGCTAGATGGTGGTTCGTGGTGGCCCGCTGAAGCAATACTTGAGAGATCTAGTTTGTTTTTTTAACGCGTATTTTATAATTATCAATCTTCTTTTTCAAAGTATTACGATTGATACCAAGCATCTGAGCTGTTTTTACTTGATTACCGTTATATGCGCGAAGAGCCAGCTCCAAAAGTGGTTTTTCAACTTGTTCGATCACCACATTATATAATCCGTTCAATTCAACTTGAGCTTCGCGTTGTTGAGCGAACAAAACTTCAAGTTTACTTTTCACAAGCTTTTCTAAGCTTACGGACTGAAGATTGGCGACAAAAAGATTATCAGAACTGTTTAGGTTCGGCGTCATGGAACTCCCTAAAATTTCAGCTTAATAGATTTGTTGGAAAGATCTTTCCTGGGGAACCCCAGAACAGAATCTATACTCCTCGTGTTTCGGATGACCAAATATACTTATGCAGTTGTAATTGCAACCTTGCAGATGACTTTTTATGCAAAATCTTTTCTGCCAACCAAAGTTCAGACACTTGGCCGTATGATGGGCTGTATAAAACAACAAATTTTTCAAATAAATTGTGTTGACGACAGAATTCTTCGGCCCATTCAAAATCTTTTTCAGAACAAATCACAAACTTATACTCTGTTGAATCAATTGAGTGAGTAAGATTCTCCATAACGAATGAATCTGCAGCACCACTATCAGGTGTTTTTACATCCAGAATAGTTTTTACTCTCTTGTCAACCTTCTCGATAGATTTAGATCCACTGGTTTCTAGGGAAACCTGGAAGCCCTTATCGCAAAGCAATGTCATAAACGAGAAAACTTCTTTTTGTAAAAGAGGTTCGCCGCCGGTGATGCAGACATATTTTGTTCCATGGGAGGTAATTTCTTCCAAAAGCTTTTCTGTGCTTTGAAGCTCACCTTCGTAGTAAGAATATTTTGTGTCGCAATAGGTACAGCGTAAATTGCACGCTGTTAGACGAACAAACACCGTCGGTAGACCCGTGTAAGTTGTTTCACCCTGAATACTGTAAAAGACTTCGTTAATTTTAAGCATAATGAGTTTTTAGTCTTTCTCGTACCGCCAGTCCTAAGTCAAGGAACACTGGAGGGCACATGACTCTGAACAGGAAATCCCGTAAATTTTTTAAATGCAGCAATTCCTCAAAAAGTTTCGTCAGGACGTAATTTCAGTAGGCTTTTTGGGTATGGGGCTTTTCATTGCCCTATCCCTTATTAGCTATAATCCCTATGACCCTTCTATGAACTCCATAGGTCAGGGCCTTAGAGCCACCAACTATTGTGGAATTGTAGGAAGTTTCTTAGCTGATTCACTTTATCAGTTTTTTGGCTTGGCTGCTTGGGTAATTGTTGCGGGTATGGGGCGCATGGCCTATGCGAGTTTTCGCGGTGAGAATGTTCACTTAAAAAATATTCGTTTTATCTGGGCTATGCTTCTAATCGTGAACATTGCGGCTCTTCTTTCTGTGTATTTACCAGAGACGCGTGTGTTCAAAGATCAGATCTACTTAGGTGGACTTTTAGGACTGGGTGTTTCTCAGGCCCTGATTCGTGCATTTAACAGCATCGGCGTTCAAGTTATTTTAATATCGTTGATGATTGTTCTGGCGGTGTTCTACTTTGAAAGATCTCTGAAAGAGATTTTTGAAATACCTTTAGCCCTTCTTGCTAAGATCAGAGATATGAATATCCCACAAAAAATGGCGAAGTTCTTCGCGGGAATGTTTGTCTTTGAAGAAACAGATAAAAAGTCTAAGAAAAAATCAGGGCCTAAAGAAAAGCCAGAAAAAAAATCTCTCTTTCCCCTCTCTGCCGAAAAGTTTTTAGATGATGAAGAAGAAGAACTCGATGAGGCGCTGGCTGAAGCTTTAGAGGCCTCTGAAGAAGAGGAAGAAGAATTTGAGGATGAAGAGGAAGAGGAAGAGGAAGAGTTAGAAGAAGAAGAGGAGCTCGAGGAGGAAGATGTTCCTGCTTTGCGTATGGGACAAAAACGCAAGGTTGTGATGAAAGCAAAGCCACCTCGTCGCATTGAAAAGTGGGATATGCCTAAGCTTGCTCTTTTAGAAGATCCTCCAGCGAGTCGTATTCGTATTGATAAAAATGAAATTCAAAGAAAAGCAGAGTCATTGCTTGATAAGTTGAAGAACTTTAATATCGAAGGCCAAATCCAAGACGCAAAACCGGGTCCTTTGGTGACCATGTATGAGTTTAAGCCAAATGCCGATGTTAAAATTAGTAAGATCTCCGAATTGGAAGATGACTTGTCGCTTGCACTTTCTTCAGAGTCAGTGCGTGTTGTGGGTCATATTCCGGGGACTGATGTTGTCGGTATTGAGACAGCGAACTTAAAGCGTGAGACCGTTTACTATAAAGACTTGATTGCTGAAGATGCCTTTTGGGGTGAAGATTACGCCCTTCCGATGGCTCTAGGTCGCGCCGTGGATGGCGATCCTAAGGTTGTGGATTTAAGGAAAATGCCGCATCTCTTGATCGCAGGTACGACGGGTTCTGGAAAATCCGTTTTTGTCGGCTCCATTATTACTGGATTATTATTTAGACACTCTCCGAAAACTCTGCGCCTAGTTTTGATCGATCCAAAGATGGTCGACTTAGCAGCGTTTGCCTCTATTCCGCATCTTGCTCTTCCCCATGTGACTGAGCCGAAAAAGGCTTCGGTGGCATTAAAGTGGGCTGTGCGCGAAATGGAAAAGCGCTATAAATCCCTATCAAAATTCGGCGTGGGTAAGATTGAAACCTTTAATGAAAAGGTTGGGGATCTTACGAAGGAAGAAATCGAAGAGCATGAAGCTACCAATCAAGCCCTTGAAGATAGCAAGGCTCGTGGAGATCAGTACTATTATCAGCCGCTTCCATTTATCGTGATCGTAGTAGATGAGTTAGCGGACTTAATGATTGTTGAAAAGCAAAACATCGAAGAGCCGATCCAGCGTTTGACGCAAAAGGCTCGTGCTTGTGGAATTCATTTAATCATCGCAACTCAGTCTCCACGCAAAGACGTTGTGACGGGGTTGATTAAGACGAATATTCCAGGGCGAGTGGCTCTAAAGGTTGCCTCGAAGATGGACTCAAGAATTATTATCGACGACTCAGGTGCAGAGAGGTTGTTACCGAACGGTGATATGCTCTTCCAAGCGCCAGGAATTGGTAAACCGACAAGACATCACGGACCTTACGTGTCTGATAAAGAGATTGAAAATGTGGTGACTCATTGGTCATCTCAGGCTGAACCAGAGTTTGATCCCGTGGGGATGCGCGCTCTTGAAGGATATAGCGAATCAGGTGAGCCAGGTGATGCGGGTGGTAGCTTTGGGGACGAAGAGTATGATGAAAAGTACGACGAAATTTTAGCGTGGGCCTCGGAGCAAAAAGAAATCTCTGCCTCGCTTATTCAACGTAAATTCCGCTTAGGTTATCCGCGAGCAGCCCGATTGATTGAGCTCTTTGAGCGTGAAGGCGTTGTAGGGCCAGCTAATGGCAGTAAGCCGCGTCAAGTTTTGGTTAGCAGTTATAGGGACGCCTAATGCTCTTGACCTAGAGTGAGCCTCGGTAGTGTTATAGTTGAATTTGAAATTAAATATGACTGGTGCCGGCCGAGGTTTATCCTGATGCAGATACTGAAACTTATTGTCGCTTTAGTTTTTTTTGTTTCCCCTGCTTTTGCAAAAAAAGAATCAAAATCAGAGACCTATAAAGATATCATTGAGAAGGCTCAAAATCTGAGCCTCCAAAAAGATCGCCAACAAGCCGTAAATATTTTATTAGCAGCGCTAAAAAAAGAAACAAAGCCAAGTGCTGTGTTAGATATCAAGAGATCTATTCTTGATATGTCGCATATGTTTTTGAGCGATAAGGCACAGCAACTTTATGAATCTGCTATTTCATTGAAAAAGAATGACCTCAATCAGGGATTAGATAAGATTGGTGAGGCTCATAAGTTGGAGCCAGACAATCTAAAAATCGTCTTAGAGCAAAGTCGTATGCTGATGCGAAAAGATGACTGTCGATCCGGTGTAGAGAATCTGTATAAATTCCTAAGACTTGAAGAAATTGATGAAGACTTAGCTCTAGCACATGCACAAGGGTTGGCTTGTTTAAGTAAGTGGACTGAGGTCGTTCGGCTGAGTGAACTCCATAAGAAAAAGCATTTGGAAGTTTATTGGGGCGTCTTAGATGTTGAAAGACTTATTTTTGAAAAATCTTTTATTCGCGCACAAGAGCTACTGACTCATGTTGGGAGGCTTGATCCCGGCTACCCTGAGTTAAGTTATTGGGAGTTTCGTCTTCGACAATTACAAAAGCTAAACGTCTTAGATCCAGGTGTAAAATACTTGGCAAATTGTAAGAATATCTCTGCTGTGCAGTATCGAAAATATATGATAGATCCGATGCTATGTTCACGTATGCAGTTTGTTGAAAGTGAGATGAAGAATGCAAATGGTATCTAGAATAGTTCTTTCAACTTTTATGATCGCGATGATTGGCTGCGGAGTTAAGGGGCGCCCCACGCCACCGACACACCCCTCACCTATTGGGCGCGGAGAGCCGGTCTTTAAGGACTCTAAGAAATCGAATCAGAAAACAACGATTCCTTCATTAGAACCAAAAACGGGAGAGTAAATCTGTGGAGAGCTTTGAAGACTTAAAAATCATCAAGATGTCGGGAGCGGGAAATACATTCCTGCTCATTGATAATCGCAAGTCGTCTTCTCGCTCTTTACCTGATTCCATCAAGCATCTTGCAAAACCCGATATCGCTAGACGGTTTTGTGATATTCATTTCGGTATAGGTGCTGATGGTTTTGTATTTCTTGAAGACAGCGACAATAAAGAAAACGCGTTCCGCTGGGATTTCTATAACTCCGATGGATCTCATGCTCAAATGTGTGGAAATGCCGCGCGCTGTGTGGCTCGGTACTATTTTGATTTTATCAACAATTCAAAAGCTAAATTTAGCTTTGAGTCTATTGCAGGCATTATTCAAGTGGAGCTGCTAGAAAAGGCACAAGTTCAGGTGCGTATGCCTGCTATTCATATTTACAATATGAATTTAGAACTTAGGATGCCAGATGGTAGTTTTAAATTCTTTAGTCATCTAAATACAGGAGTTCCTCACCTTGTTGAGGAGCTTGAGAGTACGGCTCACCCCCACAAGTTCTTGGAGCAATCTAAATATCTACGCAGTCATCACGGACTTCCTAATGAAGGCGCTAACGTGACCTATTATGCAGTCTTAGCTTCGGACGAAATATCTGCAATTACTTTTGAGCGTGGTGTGGAAGACTTTACGTTGGCTTGCGGAACCGGTGCAGTAGCAGCGGCCTATGCCTACGCATTTAAAACGGGCGTTCGCTGGGTTAAAGTAAAAATGCCCGGCGGCACTCTAGAAGTTAAATTTTTTGAGAACAATGAATTTCCTATAATGTCAGGTCCTGCGACCTATATCGCAGAAATAAAAATAAATACGGAGGCATTGCATGTCCAATCTTAAAGGAACCTTTACTGCCCTCATTACACCATTTAAAAACGGCCAAATAGATTTTGAATCTTTGGAAAAACTCATTCAATTCCAATTAAAAAACGGTGTGGATGGTTTTGTTATTAACGGGACAACGGCAGAAAGCCCCACTCTTGAAAAATCTGAAGTTTCTGAATTATTTAAGTTTGCTAGAAAAGTTTCAGGGCCGAACGTTCCCTTGATTGTCGGGACAGGTTCTAATAGCACTGCGCAGACGATGAAAGACTCTAGGCAGGCTCAAGAAATGGGAGCTGATGCGGTGCTAGTGGTTGTTCCTTATTATAACAAGCCGCCTCAGCGTGGCCTTGAGGCGCATTTTAAGGCCGTGGCAGAGTCTATTAGCATTCCTGTAATTTTATACAACGTCCCTGGTCGTACGATTACATCTCTGGAGTCGCAGACTATTTCAAATCTTGCGAAGATAGAAAATATCACTTCGATCAAAGAAGCTTCTGGGAAAATTGATTTTGCAAATGAGATCATCAAGTCTGTGGATGAAAGCTTCATCCTTTTATCGGGTGATGATGGAACTTATGTAGAGTTTCTCGCAGCTGGTGGCCATGGGGTTATCTCAGTCGCAACACATGTGATTCCAAAACAGATGGTGCAATGGAGGGCCTGGGCTCAGGCAGGAGAACTTGATAAGGCGCGCGAGGATATTAAAAAATACTCCCGTCTTATTGATTTATTATTTATTGAGGCAAATCCTATCCCTGTTAAAAAAGCTTTGGAGCTTATGGGAATTATTTCTTCAGCAGAGTTGCGCTTACCTCTTATGGAGCTTGCGGATTCAAATACAGAGATGCTGCGTAAAGAAATGCAGGGTTTGGGTTTAGTATGAAAAAAAGAGTAGGACTTTTCGGAGCCACAGGAAGAATGGGGAAAGAGATTTCTCAACTTCTGGCTACCTCTAGTGATTTAGAACTTCACTACGCAGTTCAAAGAACAACCGCATGGGACGAGAGTCGGGCTTCTGAGGTTGATGTTTGGATTGATTTTTCTTTGCCAGAGGCCTTTGAGGCGATGTTGCAAAGAGTGAAGTCCACGGGGAAACCTTTAGTTTCTGGAACGACGGGACTATCCGCCGAACAACTTTTAAAATTAAAACAACTTGCTGAGAATCAACCGGTGCTATGGGCCTCTAATATGAGTCTTGGTGTGGCAGTTCTTTCGGAAGCTTTAAAAGCTCTTTCGGCTTTAAGTGATTTTGATTTTCAAATTGAAGAAATTCATCATCATCGCAAAAAAGATAAACCTTCAGGTACAGCAATCACCTTGCAAGAAAATCTTAAGCGAGCTGTGCAAAAAGATCTTCCTGAGCCTGTAGCCATTCGTGGTGGTGGAGTTTTTGGTGAGCATAAAATCTATGCTCTTGGCGAAGAAGAGGTTTTGACGTTCAGTCACTCGGCTCTTAATCGAACGGTCTTTGCTAAAGGGGCCGTTCGTGCGGCAAGTTGGATTATCCATCAAAAGTCAGGGTACTACTCCATCGCAAATATGCTTTTTAAAAACTAGGAAGGTTGCCTTTTACCGGCAGTCCACGTAAAAATTGATATATAAAAAACAAACCTTAGGAGCTCTTCCATGAAGTTCTTTATTGATACGGCAGAAATTAACGAAATCAGAGAAGCCAACAAGCGCGGTTGGGTTGATGGCGTCACAACAAACCCTTCTTTGATTGCAAAAGCTGGAAAGCCTTTCCATGACGTTATTAAAGAAATCTGCAAGGAGATCTCTGGTCCAGTCTCTGCTGAGGTTATCAGCCTTCAGTCTGAAGAGATG carries:
- a CDS encoding hypothetical protein (COG0305 Replicative DNA helicase) gives rise to the protein MSTRIPPHNSEAEQSILGALMLDREALDQVGDVVAPDDFYVPAHQKIYSAIKDLHSQNQPIDFITVSNLLQGEGAMQSVGGPEYLLSLLDKTISSAHVGSHAKIVKEKATLRRLIQVNSQLIEKAYDQDFVDVESFVDQAESEIFKIGENKAASGLVGSMEIVKASIAKIEELYKNKAEITGLSTGFKKLDEMTAGLHPGEMTIIAARPSMGKTAFSLNIAQHVALRLKKTVAYFSLEMGKESMMMRLLSSESKVSMGEIRNGRIQDSAWPRLINAASALSEASIFIDDTSGISPFEIRSRARRLKAEHGLDLIMIDYLQLMSMKQKVHSREQEVAEISKSLKAIAKELQVPVIALAQLNRSVEGRAEKKPMLSDLRESGSIEQDADVIMMLYRDDYYEKENPDVAGHAEVIVGKQRNGATGPVKLRFDAQYSRFRDPDFEAPNPNQSMPPPQAPPPMPGGKPKNFAPGANF
- a CDS encoding site-specific DNA inversion stimulation factor (COG2204 Response regulator containing CheY-like receiver, AAA-type ATPase, and DNA-binding domains) — translated: MTPNLNSSDNLFVANLQSVSLEKLVKSKLEVLFAQQREAQVELNGLYNVVIEQVEKPLLELALRAYNGNQVKTAQMLGINRNTLKKKIDNYKIRVKKTN
- a CDS encoding radical activating enzyme (COG0602 Organic radical activating enzymes) encodes the protein MLKINEVFYSIQGETTYTGLPTVFVRLTACNLRCTYCDTKYSYYEGELQSTEKLLEEITSHGTKYVCITGGEPLLQKEVFSFMTLLCDKGFQVSLETSGSKSIEKVDKRVKTILDVKTPDSGAADSFVMENLTHSIDSTEYKFVICSEKDFEWAEEFCRQHNLFEKFVVLYSPSYGQVSELWLAEKILHKKSSARLQLQLHKYIWSSETRGV
- a CDS encoding cell division protein FtsK (COG1674 DNA segregation ATPase FtsK/SpoIIIE and related proteins); this encodes MQQFLKKFRQDVISVGFLGMGLFIALSLISYNPYDPSMNSIGQGLRATNYCGIVGSFLADSLYQFFGLAAWVIVAGMGRMAYASFRGENVHLKNIRFIWAMLLIVNIAALLSVYLPETRVFKDQIYLGGLLGLGVSQALIRAFNSIGVQVILISLMIVLAVFYFERSLKEIFEIPLALLAKIRDMNIPQKMAKFFAGMFVFEETDKKSKKKSGPKEKPEKKSLFPLSAEKFLDDEEEELDEALAEALEASEEEEEEFEDEEEEEEEELEEEEELEEEDVPALRMGQKRKVVMKAKPPRRIEKWDMPKLALLEDPPASRIRIDKNEIQRKAESLLDKLKNFNIEGQIQDAKPGPLVTMYEFKPNADVKISKISELEDDLSLALSSESVRVVGHIPGTDVVGIETANLKRETVYYKDLIAEDAFWGEDYALPMALGRAVDGDPKVVDLRKMPHLLIAGTTGSGKSVFVGSIITGLLFRHSPKTLRLVLIDPKMVDLAAFASIPHLALPHVTEPKKASVALKWAVREMEKRYKSLSKFGVGKIETFNEKVGDLTKEEIEEHEATNQALEDSKARGDQYYYQPLPFIVIVVDELADLMIVEKQNIEEPIQRLTQKARACGIHLIIATQSPRKDVVTGLIKTNIPGRVALKVASKMDSRIIIDDSGAERLLPNGDMLFQAPGIGKPTRHHGPYVSDKEIENVVTHWSSQAEPEFDPVGMRALEGYSESGEPGDAGGSFGDEEYDEKYDEILAWASEQKEISASLIQRKFRLGYPRAARLIELFEREGVVGPANGSKPRQVLVSSYRDA
- a CDS encoding hypothetical protein (COG0253 Diaminopimelate epimerase) translates to MESFEDLKIIKMSGAGNTFLLIDNRKSSSRSLPDSIKHLAKPDIARRFCDIHFGIGADGFVFLEDSDNKENAFRWDFYNSDGSHAQMCGNAARCVARYYFDFINNSKAKFSFESIAGIIQVELLEKAQVQVRMPAIHIYNMNLELRMPDGSFKFFSHLNTGVPHLVEELESTAHPHKFLEQSKYLRSHHGLPNEGANVTYYAVLASDEISAITFERGVEDFTLACGTGAVAAAYAYAFKTGVRWVKVKMPGGTLEVKFFENNEFPIMSGPATYIAEIKINTEALHVQS
- a CDS encoding dihydrodipicolinate synthase (COG0329 Dihydrodipicolinate synthase/N-acetylneuraminate lyase) — protein: MSNLKGTFTALITPFKNGQIDFESLEKLIQFQLKNGVDGFVINGTTAESPTLEKSEVSELFKFARKVSGPNVPLIVGTGSNSTAQTMKDSRQAQEMGADAVLVVVPYYNKPPQRGLEAHFKAVAESISIPVILYNVPGRTITSLESQTISNLAKIENITSIKEASGKIDFANEIIKSVDESFILLSGDDGTYVEFLAAGGHGVISVATHVIPKQMVQWRAWAQAGELDKAREDIKKYSRLIDLLFIEANPIPVKKALELMGIISSAELRLPLMELADSNTEMLRKEMQGLGLV
- a CDS encoding hypothetical protein (COG0289 Dihydrodipicolinate reductase), with product MKKRVGLFGATGRMGKEISQLLATSSDLELHYAVQRTTAWDESRASEVDVWIDFSLPEAFEAMLQRVKSTGKPLVSGTTGLSAEQLLKLKQLAENQPVLWASNMSLGVAVLSEALKALSALSDFDFQIEEIHHHRKKDKPSGTAITLQENLKRAVQKDLPEPVAIRGGGVFGEHKIYALGEEEVLTFSHSALNRTVFAKGAVRAASWIIHQKSGYYSIANMLFKN